One window from the genome of Streptomyces sp. NBC_01476 encodes:
- a CDS encoding WXG100 family type VII secretion target, whose translation MATYNVDMNQVEYIVGEMTTITQRINSTLEDLDNQSKVNLSEWTSDAQAIYAEVKAQWDAAAADMTAKSQMASSMLGTINASYGDGERQGMSIWGR comes from the coding sequence GTGGCCACATACAACGTCGACATGAACCAGGTCGAGTACATAGTCGGTGAGATGACCACCATCACCCAGCGGATCAACTCCACGCTGGAGGACCTGGACAACCAGTCCAAGGTCAACCTGAGCGAGTGGACCTCCGACGCCCAGGCCATCTACGCCGAGGTGAAGGCGCAGTGGGACGCGGCGGCCGCGGACATGACCGCGAAGTCGCAGATGGCCAGCAGCATGCTCGGCACCATCAACGCCTCCTACGGCGATGGCGAACGCCAGGGCATGAGCATCTGGGGGCGGTAG
- a CDS encoding WXG100 family type VII secretion target, protein MASTQVDIQGMTAAQGTFQTALDETTGSYAQMDGQIMGLQASWQGDAANIYHQAMQEWLSDFAKVNAALQRMLEQLSTNTGVYGNVHSDTQDQANRIASTMASGGGLPNFPI, encoded by the coding sequence ATGGCCTCCACCCAGGTCGATATCCAGGGAATGACCGCCGCCCAGGGCACCTTCCAGACCGCTCTGGACGAGACCACCGGCTCCTACGCCCAGATGGACGGCCAGATCATGGGCCTCCAGGCGAGCTGGCAGGGCGACGCGGCGAACATCTACCACCAGGCGATGCAGGAGTGGCTGAGCGACTTCGCAAAGGTCAACGCCGCCCTACAGCGCATGCTGGAGCAGCTGTCGACGAATACCGGCGTATACGGGAACGTGCACTCCGACACCCAGGATCAGGCCAACCGCATCGCCTCGACCATGGCCTCCGGCGGCGGCCTGCCCAACTTCCCGATCTGA
- a CDS encoding right-handed parallel beta-helix repeat-containing protein produces the protein MTRQVLYVAPDRQGAYRSIGAALAHAREGALITVAPGRYTENLHITTPVTVAAQDSTQPPEVHAQSGSTVVLDAEAVQLSQLVLSGADREAPVLDVRRGQAALDGCRLAGEAWAAVLTWHEGVLALRDCELTNARGAGIVVTSDRPNVVERTRVVDVGSSAVVVAEGGRLAVRGCTLERAQGNGVCANGHSTVAVEDTSIEGCGKPALAVEQQASAALHDVRVSGSATLDAYLTSSGETVLAGCRFTGAGRQAVHVGAGAEPLLRDCTVENAGEVAVQVAPGARARLQECTLSGVPVGVSVDADAEVECTGLVVREAGQAAVRVDGAGLMRADRLTVDGGVGQRGTGVVVRNGGRLELRDAEIAAHAGLELAQGARAELASVRVRTAGGAGLSLAQEARAELSGSAVAGTVVVATDSRLAARETEFAGADGDGVRLVSGGEFTATGCRVTGARGHGVHVTAGCRAELTACAVRENGGDGVHARTDEPVVLNDCDIRDNGGQAVGDRNAPAAAPRGAARSGGRAAGGDDPPGPAEGARPAGRARLVGPLAELEALVGLESVKREVTGLINLNQMTQRRQEMGLPMPPMSRHLVFAGPPGTGKTTVARLYGAVLAELGILSQGHIVEVARADLVAQIIGGTAIKTTEVVNKALGGVLFIDEAYTLTNQSRGTGPDFGQEAVETLMKLMEDHRDEIVVIVAGYSKQMDQFLASNPGMASRFTRTVEFPNYSPDELVTIARGLCAKHYYELSPTALDALVRYFEDVPKSDTFGNGRVARQIFEEMISRQASRLAAEPPQNDSELSILQGEDVPVVEERRPDRREEGAGSGGGSAALRRLAGLTGQQAARDALVTRLRRLAAARGAEKPPMPRAASVALEGAPGSGRAALAALYGRALAEQGLVPHGAVLRVPLSQVPARWPEQPAVRLSAAVAETEGGVLLVEFDPPFGKRPQDEQEAVLDALTGAVGVPGAPVLALSGTADMLPVLRRRSRLASALAEYVRLLPYTPAELVALVDSRLGTHGFALAEDGVVALADEFAERPPNGAVFGAHRLADLMATRCEVREIGAEDLYAIGAATPPADPVPEPAVMRPEPGTAEPVPAGP, from the coding sequence GTGACACGGCAGGTGCTGTATGTCGCGCCGGACCGTCAGGGCGCGTACCGGTCGATCGGCGCGGCGCTCGCCCACGCCCGGGAGGGCGCGCTGATCACCGTGGCGCCCGGCCGCTACACGGAGAACCTGCACATCACCACCCCGGTCACGGTGGCGGCGCAGGACAGCACACAGCCACCGGAGGTGCACGCGCAGTCGGGCAGCACCGTGGTGCTGGACGCGGAGGCGGTGCAGCTGTCGCAGCTGGTGCTCAGCGGTGCCGACCGGGAGGCGCCGGTGCTGGACGTGCGGCGGGGGCAGGCGGCCCTGGACGGCTGCCGGCTCGCCGGGGAGGCGTGGGCGGCGGTGCTGACCTGGCACGAAGGGGTGCTGGCGCTGCGGGACTGCGAGCTGACCAACGCGCGTGGCGCCGGCATCGTGGTGACCTCGGACCGGCCGAACGTGGTGGAACGCACCCGTGTGGTCGACGTGGGCTCCTCGGCGGTGGTGGTGGCCGAGGGCGGGCGGCTCGCGGTGCGCGGCTGCACCCTGGAGCGCGCGCAGGGCAACGGCGTGTGCGCCAACGGCCACAGCACAGTGGCGGTTGAGGACACCTCGATCGAGGGCTGCGGCAAGCCGGCGCTCGCGGTGGAGCAGCAGGCGTCGGCCGCGCTGCACGACGTGCGGGTCTCGGGCAGCGCCACCCTGGACGCGTATCTGACCAGCAGCGGCGAGACGGTGCTGGCCGGCTGCCGCTTCACCGGGGCGGGCCGCCAGGCCGTCCATGTGGGTGCGGGCGCCGAACCCCTGCTGCGGGACTGCACGGTGGAGAACGCGGGCGAGGTCGCCGTGCAGGTCGCCCCGGGCGCGCGGGCGCGGCTGCAGGAGTGCACGCTGTCGGGTGTGCCGGTGGGCGTGAGTGTGGACGCGGACGCCGAGGTGGAGTGCACGGGCCTGGTGGTGCGCGAGGCGGGGCAGGCGGCGGTGCGGGTGGACGGTGCCGGGCTGATGCGGGCCGACCGGCTGACCGTCGACGGTGGTGTGGGGCAGCGCGGCACCGGCGTGGTGGTGCGCAACGGCGGACGGCTCGAACTGCGCGACGCCGAGATCGCGGCCCACGCGGGGCTGGAGCTGGCGCAGGGGGCGCGGGCGGAGCTGGCGTCAGTGCGGGTGCGTACGGCCGGCGGTGCGGGCCTGTCGCTGGCGCAGGAGGCGCGGGCCGAGCTGTCGGGGTCGGCGGTGGCCGGCACGGTGGTGGTGGCGACAGACTCGCGGCTCGCGGCTCGCGAAACGGAGTTCGCAGGGGCGGACGGCGACGGGGTACGGCTGGTGTCGGGTGGGGAGTTCACCGCGACCGGCTGCCGGGTCACCGGGGCGCGCGGCCACGGGGTACACGTGACGGCTGGCTGCCGGGCGGAGTTGACCGCGTGCGCGGTGCGGGAGAACGGCGGGGACGGGGTGCACGCCCGTACCGACGAGCCTGTGGTGCTCAACGACTGCGACATCCGCGACAACGGCGGCCAGGCAGTGGGCGACCGCAACGCTCCAGCTGCCGCCCCCAGGGGCGCCGCCCGGTCGGGCGGCCGGGCTGCGGGCGGGGACGACCCGCCGGGCCCGGCGGAGGGCGCCCGGCCCGCAGGCCGGGCCCGCCTGGTCGGACCGCTGGCCGAACTGGAGGCGCTGGTCGGCCTGGAGAGCGTCAAGCGCGAGGTGACCGGCCTGATCAACCTCAACCAGATGACGCAGCGGCGCCAGGAGATGGGCCTGCCGATGCCGCCGATGAGCCGGCACCTGGTCTTCGCCGGCCCGCCCGGCACCGGCAAGACCACCGTGGCCCGGCTCTACGGCGCGGTTCTCGCCGAGCTGGGCATCCTCAGCCAGGGCCACATCGTGGAGGTGGCGCGGGCCGACCTGGTGGCGCAGATCATCGGCGGCACCGCGATCAAGACCACCGAAGTGGTCAACAAGGCACTCGGCGGCGTGCTGTTCATCGACGAGGCGTACACGCTGACCAACCAGTCCCGCGGCACCGGCCCGGACTTCGGGCAGGAGGCGGTCGAGACGCTGATGAAGCTGATGGAGGACCACCGCGACGAGATCGTGGTGATCGTCGCCGGGTACTCCAAGCAGATGGACCAGTTCCTGGCGTCCAACCCCGGCATGGCCTCACGCTTCACCCGCACCGTGGAGTTCCCCAACTACAGCCCGGACGAGCTGGTCACCATCGCCCGCGGCCTGTGCGCCAAGCACTACTACGAGCTGTCACCGACCGCGCTCGACGCGCTGGTGCGCTACTTCGAGGACGTGCCCAAGAGCGACACGTTCGGCAACGGGCGGGTGGCACGGCAGATCTTCGAGGAGATGATCAGCCGCCAGGCGTCCAGGCTGGCGGCCGAACCGCCGCAGAACGACAGCGAGTTGAGCATCCTGCAGGGCGAGGACGTGCCGGTGGTGGAGGAGCGCCGCCCCGACCGGCGGGAGGAGGGCGCGGGCTCCGGCGGTGGCAGCGCGGCCCTGCGCCGGCTGGCCGGTCTCACCGGGCAGCAGGCCGCCCGTGACGCGCTGGTGACCCGGCTGCGGCGGCTCGCGGCGGCTCGCGGCGCCGAGAAGCCGCCCATGCCGCGGGCGGCGAGCGTGGCCCTGGAGGGCGCGCCCGGCTCCGGCCGGGCGGCGCTCGCCGCCCTGTACGGGCGGGCACTGGCCGAGCAGGGCCTGGTGCCGCACGGCGCGGTGCTGCGGGTGCCGCTGTCGCAGGTGCCGGCGCGCTGGCCCGAGCAGCCTGCGGTGCGGCTCTCGGCGGCGGTCGCGGAAACCGAGGGGGGCGTGCTGCTGGTGGAGTTCGACCCGCCCTTCGGCAAGCGGCCGCAAGACGAGCAGGAGGCGGTGCTGGACGCGCTGACGGGCGCGGTGGGCGTGCCGGGCGCCCCGGTGCTGGCGCTCAGCGGCACCGCCGACATGCTGCCGGTGCTGCGCCGCCGCAGCCGCCTGGCCTCGGCGCTGGCGGAGTACGTACGGCTGCTGCCCTACACACCGGCGGAGCTGGTGGCGCTGGTCGACAGCCGGCTGGGCACGCACGGCTTCGCGCTGGCCGAGGACGGGGTGGTGGCACTCGCCGACGAATTCGCCGAACGGCCGCCCAACGGAGCGGTGTTCGGGGCACACCGGCTGGCGGACCTGATGGCCACGCGCTGCGAGGTCCGCGAGATCGGGGCGGAGGACCTGTACGCCATCGGGGCCGCCACCCCGCCGGCCGATCCGGTGCCTGAGCCGGCGGTGATGCGGCCGGAGCCGGGTACGGCGGAGCCGGTCCCCGCCGGGCCATGA
- the eccB gene encoding type VII secretion protein EccB, whose translation MQTRRDHLQAYQFAVGRMATALVTGDPGRGTGPTRRGTLGTYFGVLLVVLLCAGFGVYGLIKPVQKDTWRQPGSIIVEKETGNRYLMVDGSLRPVLNYASALLLTGSSGTVRTVSRGVLSEVPHGGPVGIPDAPDSLPAAGDVLSGGWARCLRPGGLGEVLDLAPAHMAKVPAGAQAVLTSGRGTRYVLYQSVKYPVPDSSVLIALGLDGGEQLAAPDSWLARVPTGPALAAPTVPQAGRAAGTVAGEAVRVGQLFRTPADAGGHTYVMLSDGIAPVTATQAALLAARPGAGAVRTVDATAVAASPVSPTGLPGSDLPNLLHAPQARTGGAALCLRQIPSGAQLSMQTILEYGTAGTTTRRVLVPPGHGLLVLDQDQIRAGNRNSRSYLVDDQGILYSLGDTGAAPALRLSGPSTAMPEDVMALLRRGPVLDAETAAADAPASSAPVAGTNGTAATRSSVILPAVPGKASQSSYGGDVRGVVAAVYAGPPRGPATAPPGAGVEPANGPARHGTADDGKGGKRR comes from the coding sequence GTGCAGACCCGACGCGATCATCTTCAGGCGTACCAGTTCGCCGTCGGCCGGATGGCCACCGCACTGGTCACCGGCGACCCCGGCCGCGGCACCGGACCCACCCGGCGTGGCACCCTCGGCACGTACTTCGGTGTGCTGCTGGTCGTCCTGCTCTGCGCCGGTTTCGGCGTCTATGGGCTGATCAAGCCGGTGCAGAAGGACACCTGGCGGCAGCCGGGCTCGATCATCGTGGAGAAGGAGACCGGCAACCGCTACCTGATGGTCGACGGCAGCCTGCGGCCGGTGCTCAACTATGCCTCCGCGCTGCTGCTCACCGGGTCCTCCGGCACGGTGCGCACCGTCTCGCGCGGCGTGCTGTCGGAGGTTCCGCACGGCGGCCCGGTCGGCATCCCTGACGCCCCGGACTCACTGCCCGCGGCCGGCGACGTGCTCTCCGGCGGCTGGGCGCGCTGCCTGCGGCCCGGTGGCCTGGGCGAGGTGCTGGACCTGGCGCCGGCGCACATGGCGAAGGTGCCCGCGGGCGCGCAGGCCGTGCTCACCTCCGGGCGCGGCACGCGCTATGTGCTCTACCAGAGCGTGAAGTACCCGGTGCCGGACAGCTCGGTGCTGATCGCGCTCGGCCTCGACGGCGGGGAGCAGCTGGCTGCCCCCGACAGCTGGCTGGCGCGCGTGCCCACCGGCCCGGCGCTGGCCGCGCCCACTGTCCCGCAGGCCGGCCGGGCCGCGGGCACGGTCGCGGGCGAGGCGGTGAGGGTGGGGCAGCTCTTCCGCACCCCGGCCGACGCGGGCGGCCACACCTACGTCATGCTCAGCGACGGCATCGCGCCCGTGACGGCCACACAGGCGGCATTGCTGGCCGCCCGGCCGGGCGCGGGTGCCGTGCGCACGGTGGACGCGACCGCGGTCGCCGCCTCCCCGGTCTCCCCGACCGGCCTGCCCGGCAGCGATCTGCCCAATCTGCTGCACGCCCCGCAGGCCCGCACCGGCGGGGCGGCCCTGTGCCTGCGTCAGATCCCCAGCGGCGCACAGCTCAGCATGCAGACCATCCTGGAGTACGGCACGGCCGGCACGACCACCCGGCGGGTGCTGGTCCCGCCGGGCCACGGCCTGCTCGTGCTCGACCAGGACCAGATCAGGGCCGGGAACCGCAACTCGCGGTCCTACCTGGTGGACGACCAGGGCATCCTCTACTCGCTCGGCGACACGGGCGCCGCCCCGGCGCTGCGCCTGAGCGGCCCGTCCACTGCGATGCCGGAGGACGTGATGGCGCTCCTGCGGCGAGGGCCGGTCCTGGACGCCGAAACGGCGGCGGCCGACGCCCCGGCGTCGTCCGCACCGGTCGCGGGCACGAACGGCACGGCGGCAACGCGGAGTTCGGTGATCCTCCCGGCGGTACCGGGGAAGGCGTCGCAGTCGTCGTACGGAGGAGATGTGCGCGGGGTCGTGGCGGCCGTGTACGCCGGTCCTCCCCGTGGACCCGCGACCGCGCCGCCGGGCGCCGGCGTGGAACCGGCGAACGGCCCGGCCCGCCACGGGACCGCGGACGACGGGAAGGGCGGGAAGCGCCGATGA
- the eccD gene encoding type VII secretion integral membrane protein EccD, whose protein sequence is MTTSTPPPPAPTADVCRITVDGPAGRSDLAVPVTLPIAALLPVLLRHAGMPDGEGRTWVLQRLGEEPVDPDGTPQTLGLRHGDVLWLRAAEEALPALHFDDVADGVAHVVSGRPGRWSPTATRVLALAGAGLALLVLAAGLLAAGPGAAAASAAGTAAVLLAAGSVTARRLGTHPACALVAAAGALAFGVLTGLVTPSDSHGGFRIGTAAVLLAGAWTLLVAGALLALRAVPPALPGSVLLLGVAAAGACGLGAAGCSAGQAAAMTAGVLFLLGHLGPRTALRLARLRAPQLPHNTDELQQDIDPQPEERLRTRTAVASVLLDTLALASAAFYLATWWLVAHRGDWTGWVLPLVFGTAVLLRARELTGVVQRVATAVGGAAGPVAVALLTAAPHGTGVRLAVLAGLLLTAAGLLVAAERLPGGRLLPIWGHLGDISEWVTTIALVPLLFQVVHTYSHIRGLA, encoded by the coding sequence TTGACGACATCAACGCCCCCACCACCGGCGCCGACCGCCGATGTCTGCCGCATCACCGTGGACGGCCCGGCCGGCCGTTCCGACCTGGCGGTGCCGGTGACCCTGCCGATCGCCGCGCTCCTGCCGGTACTGCTCCGGCACGCCGGCATGCCGGACGGCGAGGGCCGCACCTGGGTGCTCCAGCGGCTTGGCGAGGAACCCGTCGACCCCGACGGCACCCCGCAGACCCTCGGCCTGCGCCACGGCGACGTGCTGTGGCTGCGGGCCGCGGAAGAGGCGCTGCCCGCTCTGCACTTCGACGACGTCGCCGACGGCGTCGCCCACGTCGTCAGCGGCCGGCCGGGCCGCTGGAGCCCCACCGCCACCCGCGTCTTGGCCCTGGCCGGCGCGGGACTCGCGCTGCTGGTGCTCGCCGCCGGGCTGCTGGCCGCGGGACCCGGTGCGGCTGCGGCATCCGCGGCCGGCACCGCGGCCGTTCTGCTGGCCGCGGGCAGCGTGACCGCCCGCCGCCTCGGCACCCACCCCGCCTGCGCGCTCGTCGCCGCCGCCGGCGCGCTCGCTTTCGGCGTCCTGACCGGCCTGGTCACCCCGAGCGACTCCCACGGCGGCTTCCGTATCGGTACCGCCGCTGTGCTGCTCGCCGGCGCCTGGACGCTCCTGGTGGCCGGCGCGCTGCTGGCACTGCGCGCGGTGCCGCCCGCGCTGCCCGGCTCGGTGCTGCTGCTCGGCGTGGCCGCCGCGGGCGCCTGCGGGCTGGGCGCAGCCGGCTGCTCGGCCGGCCAGGCGGCCGCCATGACGGCCGGTGTGCTGTTCCTGCTCGGCCACCTCGGGCCGCGGACCGCGCTGCGCCTTGCCCGGCTGCGCGCCCCCCAGCTGCCGCACAACACCGACGAGTTGCAGCAGGACATCGATCCGCAGCCCGAGGAGCGGCTGCGGACACGGACCGCGGTGGCCAGCGTCCTGCTGGACACTCTCGCCCTCGCCTCGGCCGCCTTCTACCTCGCCACCTGGTGGCTGGTGGCCCACCGCGGCGACTGGACCGGCTGGGTACTGCCGCTGGTGTTCGGTACCGCGGTACTGCTCCGGGCCCGCGAACTGACCGGCGTCGTCCAGCGGGTGGCCACCGCCGTCGGCGGCGCGGCCGGTCCGGTGGCCGTCGCGCTGCTGACCGCCGCGCCGCACGGCACCGGGGTGCGCCTGGCGGTGCTCGCCGGCCTGCTGCTCACCGCCGCGGGCCTGCTGGTGGCCGCCGAACGGCTGCCGGGCGGCAGGCTGCTGCCGATCTGGGGCCACCTCGGCGACATCAGCGAGTGGGTCACCACCATCGCGCTGGTGCCACTGCTGTTCCAGGTGGTCCACACCTACAGCCACATCCGCGGCCTGGCCTAA
- the eccCa gene encoding type VII secretion protein EccCa, which yields MSTTVVRRAPRAEGPQLPEGQVELAEPPSLGEPALADVSSALMYLPMGLGTGAMMLMFSQGRPGPTTYLMSGMMGASMASMSLTQLGRTGGERRRRMRAERRDYLRYLAQKRDQARQAADEQRAALLWDNPPPERLWTLASGSRLWERRPSHDDFARVRIGTGTRRAALEFLPPQTRPVEDLEPLSAVSLRRFTRAHQRVPNLPVPVALRRFTSVEFAGSGTAALALMRSVVGQLAVLHAPDDLRIALLGGELGAAEWEWLKWLPHNAHPQESDAAGPLRLAAADHDELLDLLGAEVRDRPDHDPEAQPSTAEPFVVVVAQDTRLPEGSRLLGSGLRNVVLLDATGVLPGGEKVLRLTMRDCEAEYPSGEGTATVAADSFSRGAAETLARALAPQRTSGSIDLVDRSLDSDFELTALLGLRDPYTFDLATSWRPRQAQAARLKVPLGVTEDGEVVELDLKESAQGGMGPHGLLIGATGSGKSELLRTLVTGLAATHSSEVLNLVLIDFKGGASFLNMERLPHTSAVITNLADEIHLVDRMRDSINGEMVRRQELLRSAGYSSLFDYEKARLSGASGLTPLPSLLIIVDEFSELLASKPEFVDLFVSIGRLGRSLGVHLLLASQRLDEGRIHKVEGHLSYRIALRTFSAMESRSVIGVANAYELPSAPGNGYLKVDTTNLVRFKAAYVSGPAPAPPAPGEQTAGLDPVGEIALFGLGRLGPSRPAEQPQPAAVPEPADGPQEPGTDDETLLELLVRRLEGSGPPARQVWLPPLNESPSLDELLPGIVPDPIHGMSAAGHRGAPLSRVPLGTVDRPYEQARELLVADLSGPDGHLGLVGAPQTGKSTLLRTLMLSLALTCTPQEVQFYCLDFGGGLVSTASLPHVGSIAGRLDRDRVLRTIAEIGQLLERREQDFAARGLESMAAYRAQRAAGTVQDPYGDVFLVVDGWATLRSEYEELEPVVLDIAARGLAFGVHVVASAVRWSEIRPRLRDLLGTKLELRLGDAMESEVGTRTAATVPHRPGRGLVSSGHHFLSALPRIDGWSGADDLTAATKSAVAEIDTFWNGPRAPEVRLLPARLPADRLPSPPADLPDLRLCLGLDEQRLAPTWHDFGSTPHLTVLGDGETGKTNMLRLVVRGILSRYTSDEARILAADPGRGLLREIPEAYRVGYAVDGDGLSQLAQSAATSVSKRLPGPDISPEQLALRDWWHGPRLFLLIDDYDLFGGMPGAPSPMAPLVPLLAQGLHIGLHLVVARSASGAGRAMMDPVLRRLWELGNPALLFSYPREEGKFLGEAKPRTLPPGRAQLVTRRSVGLVHTGMVSPA from the coding sequence TTGAGTACCACCGTGGTCCGGCGCGCACCGCGTGCGGAGGGCCCGCAGCTGCCCGAGGGACAGGTCGAGCTCGCCGAGCCGCCCTCCCTCGGCGAGCCGGCGCTGGCCGACGTCAGCTCCGCCCTGATGTACCTGCCGATGGGCCTGGGCACCGGCGCGATGATGCTGATGTTCTCCCAGGGCCGGCCGGGCCCGACGACGTACCTGATGTCGGGCATGATGGGCGCCTCGATGGCGAGCATGTCGCTCACCCAGCTGGGCCGCACCGGCGGCGAGCGGCGCCGCCGGATGCGCGCCGAACGGCGCGACTACCTGCGCTACCTCGCTCAGAAGCGGGACCAGGCGCGGCAGGCCGCCGACGAGCAGCGGGCCGCGCTGCTGTGGGACAACCCGCCGCCCGAGCGGTTGTGGACGCTGGCCTCGGGCAGCCGGCTGTGGGAGCGCAGGCCCAGCCACGACGACTTCGCCCGGGTCCGGATCGGCACCGGCACCCGGCGGGCCGCGCTGGAGTTCCTGCCGCCGCAGACCCGCCCGGTGGAGGACCTGGAGCCGCTGTCGGCGGTGTCGCTGCGCCGCTTCACCCGCGCCCACCAGCGGGTGCCGAACCTGCCGGTGCCGGTGGCGCTGCGCCGCTTCACCAGCGTGGAGTTCGCCGGTTCCGGCACCGCCGCGCTTGCCCTGATGCGCTCGGTGGTCGGCCAGCTGGCGGTGCTGCACGCTCCGGACGACCTGCGGATCGCCCTGCTGGGCGGGGAGTTGGGGGCGGCGGAGTGGGAGTGGCTGAAATGGCTGCCGCACAACGCGCACCCGCAGGAGTCGGACGCGGCCGGGCCGCTGCGGCTTGCCGCCGCCGACCACGACGAGCTGCTCGACCTGCTCGGCGCCGAGGTCCGCGACCGGCCGGACCACGACCCGGAGGCGCAGCCAAGCACCGCCGAGCCGTTCGTGGTGGTCGTCGCGCAGGACACCCGGCTGCCGGAGGGTTCGCGGCTGCTGGGCTCCGGCCTGCGCAACGTGGTGCTGCTGGACGCCACCGGTGTGCTGCCGGGCGGTGAGAAGGTGCTGCGGCTGACGATGCGCGACTGTGAGGCCGAGTACCCCTCCGGCGAGGGCACCGCCACCGTGGCCGCCGACTCCTTCAGCCGCGGCGCCGCCGAGACTCTGGCTCGCGCGCTCGCCCCGCAGCGCACCAGCGGCTCCATCGACCTGGTCGACCGCTCCCTGGACTCCGACTTCGAGCTGACCGCCCTGCTCGGCCTGCGCGACCCCTACACCTTCGACCTGGCCACCTCCTGGCGGCCGCGGCAGGCGCAGGCCGCCCGGCTGAAGGTGCCGCTCGGCGTCACCGAGGACGGCGAGGTGGTCGAGCTGGACCTGAAGGAGTCCGCGCAGGGCGGCATGGGCCCGCACGGCCTGCTCATCGGCGCCACCGGCTCCGGCAAGAGTGAGCTGCTGCGCACCCTGGTCACCGGCCTGGCCGCGACGCATTCCTCCGAGGTGCTCAACCTCGTGCTGATCGACTTCAAGGGGGGCGCCTCGTTCCTCAACATGGAACGCCTGCCGCACACCTCCGCGGTCATCACCAACCTCGCCGACGAGATCCACCTGGTGGACCGGATGCGCGACTCCATCAACGGCGAGATGGTCCGCCGCCAGGAGCTGCTGCGCTCGGCCGGCTACTCCTCGCTGTTCGACTACGAAAAGGCCCGCCTGTCGGGCGCCAGCGGCCTGACCCCGCTGCCCTCGCTGCTGATCATCGTCGACGAGTTCTCCGAACTGCTCGCCTCCAAACCGGAGTTCGTGGACCTGTTCGTGTCCATCGGACGGCTGGGCCGCAGCCTCGGGGTGCACCTGCTGCTCGCCTCGCAGCGGCTGGACGAGGGCCGCATCCACAAGGTCGAGGGCCACCTGTCGTACCGGATCGCGCTGCGCACCTTCTCCGCGATGGAGTCCCGCAGCGTCATCGGCGTCGCCAATGCCTACGAGCTGCCCTCGGCGCCGGGCAACGGCTACCTGAAGGTGGACACCACCAACCTGGTGCGCTTCAAGGCTGCCTACGTCTCCGGTCCCGCGCCCGCCCCGCCGGCTCCCGGCGAGCAGACGGCGGGGCTCGACCCGGTCGGCGAGATCGCGCTCTTCGGCCTGGGCCGGCTCGGCCCGTCGCGCCCGGCCGAGCAACCGCAGCCGGCCGCCGTGCCGGAGCCCGCCGACGGACCGCAGGAGCCCGGCACGGACGACGAGACCCTGCTGGAGCTGCTGGTACGCCGGCTGGAGGGCAGCGGGCCGCCGGCCCGCCAGGTGTGGCTGCCGCCGCTGAACGAATCCCCGAGCCTGGACGAGCTGCTGCCGGGCATCGTGCCCGACCCAATACACGGCATGAGCGCGGCCGGCCACCGCGGGGCGCCGCTGTCCCGGGTGCCGCTGGGCACGGTGGACCGCCCGTACGAGCAGGCCCGCGAGCTGCTGGTGGCCGACCTGTCCGGGCCGGACGGGCACCTGGGTCTGGTGGGTGCCCCGCAGACCGGCAAGTCCACGCTGCTGCGCACCCTGATGCTCTCCCTCGCCCTGACCTGCACCCCGCAAGAAGTGCAGTTCTACTGCCTGGACTTCGGGGGTGGCCTGGTCTCCACCGCGAGCCTGCCGCACGTCGGGTCGATCGCCGGGCGGCTGGACCGGGACCGGGTGCTGCGCACCATCGCCGAGATCGGCCAGCTGCTGGAGCGCCGAGAGCAGGACTTCGCCGCCCGCGGCCTGGAGTCCATGGCCGCCTACCGCGCTCAGCGCGCGGCCGGCACCGTGCAGGACCCGTATGGCGACGTGTTCCTGGTCGTCGACGGCTGGGCCACACTGCGCTCGGAGTACGAGGAGCTGGAGCCGGTCGTCCTCGACATCGCCGCCCGCGGGCTGGCGTTCGGCGTGCACGTAGTTGCCTCGGCGGTGCGCTGGTCGGAGATCCGGCCGCGGCTGCGCGACCTGCTGGGCACCAAGCTGGAGCTGCGGCTCGGCGACGCGATGGAGTCCGAGGTCGGCACCCGCACCGCGGCGACCGTGCCCCACCGGCCCGGCCGCGGCCTGGTCTCCTCCGGCCACCACTTCCTGTCCGCGCTGCCCCGCATCGATGGCTGGTCCGGCGCCGACGACCTGACCGCGGCCACCAAGTCCGCAGTGGCTGAGATCGACACCTTCTGGAACGGCCCGCGCGCTCCCGAGGTACGGCTGCTGCCAGCCCGGCTTCCCGCCGACCGGCTGCCCTCGCCGCCCGCCGACCTCCCCGACCTGCGGCTGTGCCTGGGCCTGGACGAGCAGCGGCTCGCCCCCACCTGGCACGACTTCGGCAGCACCCCGCACCTGACCGTCCTCGGCGACGGTGAGACCGGCAAGACCAACATGCTGCGGCTGGTCGTCCGCGGCATCCTCTCCCGCTACACCTCCGACGAGGCCCGCATCCTGGCCGCCGACCCGGGGCGCGGCCTGCTGCGGGAGATTCCCGAGGCGTACCGGGTCGGCTACGCGGTGGACGGCGACGGCCTGAGCCAGCTCGCCCAGTCCGCCGCCACCTCGGTGAGCAAGCGCCTGCCCGGACCGGATATCAGTCCTGAGCAACTGGCCCTGCGCGACTGGTGGCACGGCCCGCGGCTGTTCCTGCTCATCGACGACTACGATCTGTTCGGCGGCATGCCCGGGGCCCCCTCCCCCATGGCGCCGCTGGTACCGCTGCTGGCGCAGGGCCTGCACATCGGCCTGCACCTGGTGGTCGCGCGCAGCGCCTCGGGCGCCGGGCGGGCCATGATGGACCCGGTGCTGCGCCGGCTGTGGGAGCTGGGCAATCCGGCGCTGCTCTTCTCGTATCCGCGCGAGGAGGGCAAGTTCCTCGGCGAGGCCAAGCCGCGCACGCTGCCGCCGGGACGCGCCCAGCTCGTCACTCGCCGCTCGGTCGGCCTGGTTCACACCGGCATGGTGTCCCCCGCCTGA